In Miscanthus floridulus cultivar M001 chromosome 5, ASM1932011v1, whole genome shotgun sequence, one genomic interval encodes:
- the LOC136452093 gene encoding uncharacterized protein, with protein MAGEEAPEGSGTRRRMDLNLYLGLPPLPRPPVWLDTRMISPTLMSHSTGAALEAPRTGEPEESLAPAAAAYSPSNALSTPEEHPMLDPIVYSWLDGNSTDGEEDTDAPEPGPVDGANVSRSQLLVAATGLEGDDLPVVRFVRPSRVAADGMEMMNTSIPRRSSQGAAAIEAGTPELLFQRVIQISQQHSIVRPASANRSQGAASTDADRLVWAIQRTHNSLEAARRQKLDGDKVCGNGAAKKDGSCDCNSSFECNICLDPAKEPVVTPCGHLFCWPCLYQWLHAHSPHSECPVCKGEVLEVNVTPIYGRGGEEGDSTNPDLPPRPRANRRESLRQQLQMADTRGIATVMRQLIQNQGIVRGLPSPTGIEMNVVPAGRQRARARRQQRQDNNASPSIHVVAQNMGNVASESSNQIQLPHSNGDNAAQMVLAAAPQQSSSVEQLSTSSTTAVIVGEPGSSRRSRPSESPTIRRTRRRPQ; from the coding sequence ATGGCGGGCGAGGAGGCTCCGGAGGGCAGCGGGACCAGGAGGCGCATGGATCTAAACCTGTATCTTGGCCTCCCTCCATTGCCGCGGCCTCCAGTCTGGCTGGACACAAGAATGATTTCCCCGACGTTGATGTCCCACTCGACTGGTGCTGCGCTGGAAGCCCCAAGAACGGGCGAGCCTGAGGAATCGCtcgccccggcggcggcggcctatTCGCCGTCCAATGCGCTTTCTACCCCGGAGGAGCACCCAATGCTTGATCCCATAGTTTATTCCTGGCTCGACGGCAACAGTACCGATGGTGAAGAGGACACTGATGCTCCTGAGCCAGGGCCAGTCGATGGTGCCAATGTCTCTAGGTCGCAACTTCTGGTAGCTGCCACTGGGTTGGAAGGGGATGATCTTCCTGTAGTAAGGTTTGTGCGCCCTAGTCGGGTGGCTGCTGATGGAATGGAGATGATGAACACAAGTATACCTCGGCGTTCCAGTCAAGGGGCTGCTGCAATTGAGGCCGGGACTCCTGAGCTCCTCTTTCAGAGGGTGATACAGATTAGCCAGCAGCACAGCATTGTGAGGCCAGCATCAGCGAACCGCAGTCAAGGGGCAGCTAGTACAGATGCGGATAGGCTTGTCTGGGCAATCCAGCGCACTCATAACTCTTTAGAAGCAGCAAGGCGGCAAAAGCTAGATGGCGACAAGGTGTGTGGAAACGGTGCTGCTAAGAAGGATGGGTCCTGTGACTGCAACTCCAGCTTTGAGTGTAATATCTGTCTTGACCCAGCTAAAGAGCCTGTGGTTACACCCTGCGGTCACCTCTTCTGTTGGCCATGCTTGTACCAGTGGCTTCATGCACATTCACCCCACTCTGAGTGCCCTGTATGCAAGGGTGAGGTGCTAGAAGTGAATGTCACTCCGATATATGGAAGAGGTGGTGAAGAAGGGGATTCCACCAACCCTGACTTGCCACCCAGGCCACGAGCAAACAGAAGGGAGAGCCTGAGGCAACAGCTGCAAATGGCAGACACAAGAGGAATTGCAACAGTGATGAGGCAGTTGATACAAAACCAGGGTATAGTTAGAGGCCTCCCAAGCCCAACAGGGATCGAAATGAATGTGGTTCCTGCAGGCCGGCAAAGGGCTAGGGCTCGGAGGCAGCAAAGGCAGGATAATAATGCATCACCTTCCATACATGTTGTAGCGCAGAATATGGGCAATGTTGCCTCTGAGAGCAGCAATCAAATCCAGTTGCCACATTCTAATGGTGACAATGCTGCACAGATGGTTCTTGCAGCTGCTCCTCAGCAGTCATCATCTGTCGAACAGCTGTCAACTTCTAGCACCACAGCTGTTATAGTGGGCGAGCCTGGGTCAAGTAGGCGGTCAAGGCCTTCGGAGTCCCCAACCATAAGAAGAACAAGGAGGAGGCCGCAGTAG